Proteins encoded together in one Lathyrus oleraceus cultivar Zhongwan6 chromosome 5, CAAS_Psat_ZW6_1.0, whole genome shotgun sequence window:
- the LOC127085243 gene encoding probable polygalacturonase, translated as MHLLSTSATVSTFLFLLTFLFHSSPTSASYSETCSGIVPFRQRADTISITDFGGVGDGKTLNTKAFREAIYRIQHIKRRGGTLLYVPPGVYLTESFNLTSHMTLYLAAGAVIKATQRLWNWPLIAPLPSYGRGRELPGGRYISFIHGDGVRDVIITGENGTIDGQGDVWWNMWRQRTLQFTRPNLVEFLNSRNIIISNVIFKNSPFWNIHPVYCSNVVVRYVTILAPRDSPNTDGIDPDSSSNVCIEDSYISTGDDLVAVKSGWDEYGISYGRPSSDITIRRLTGSSPFAGIAVGSETSGGVRNVLAEHINLFNMGIGIHIKTNIGRGGIIKNLTMSSVYIENARTGIKISGDVGDHPDENFNSNALPVVKGITIKNVWGVHVLQAGLIHGLSNSPFTDICFYDINLHGEAGSSVRSSPPWKCSDVSGFAHQVSPWPCSQLSSQESGSCTNY; from the exons ATGCATCTTCTCTCAACTTCTGCCACCGTCTCCACTTTCCTCTTCCTTCTCACATTCCTCTTCCATTCCTCTCCAACCTCCGCTTCATACTCCGAAACATGCTCCGGCATAGTACCGTTCCGTCAGCGCGCCGACACGATTTCCATAACCGATTTCGGCGGTGTCGGCGACGGAAAAACACTCAACACCAAAGCTTTCAGGGAAGCTATTTACCGGATCCAGCATATTAAGAGACGCGGCGGCACTCTCCTCTATGTGCCGCCGGGAGTGTACTTAACGGAAAGCTTCAATCTCACTAGTCATATGACTCTTTATCTTGCTGCTGGTGCTGTTATTAAAGCTACACAG AGGTTGTGGAATTGGCCTTTAATTGCACCTTTGCCATCTTATGGAAGAGGAAGGGAGCTCCCTGGAGGAAGGTATATAAGTTTTATCCACGGCGATGGAGTACGCGATGTAATAATCACAG GTGAGAATGGGACAATTGATGGGCAAGGAGATGTATGGTGGAACATGTGGAGGCAGAGAACTCTTCAATTTACAAGACCAAACCTTGTTGAATTTTTGAATTCAAGAAATATTATTATTTCAAATGTGATTTTCAAGAATTCTCCCTTCTGGAATATTCATCCAGTTTACTGCAG CAATGTTGTTGTTCGATATGTCACAATTTTGGCTCCTCGTGACTCTCCTAACACGGATGGAATTGATCCAG ATTCAAGTTCAAATGTCTGCATAGAAGACTCATACATATCAACAGGAGATGATCTTGTGGCTGTGAAGAGTGGATGGGACGAATACGGTATTTCATATGGCCGTCCTAGCTCTGATATCACGATCCGGCGTCTAACCGGATCATCTCCATTTGCCGGCATTGCAGTAGGCAGTGAAACATCAGGCGGAGTACGGAACGTACTCGCCGAACACATCAACCTCTTCAACATGGGAATTGGTATCCACATTAAGACAAACATTGGAAGAGGGGGGATTATCAAGAATCTAACAATGTCTAGTGTGTATATTGAAAACGCAAGGACGGGAATAAAAATTTCTGGTGATGTAGGTGATCATCCGGATGAAAATTTTAACTCTAATGCTTTACCAGTTGTGAAGGGGATCACAATTAAGAATGTTTGGGGTGTGCATGTTTTGCAAGCTGGTTTGATACATGGATTGAGTAATTCACCTTTTACTGATATTTGTTTCTATGATATTAACCTTCATGGTGAGGCAGGATCATCAGTTAGATCTTCTCCACCTTGGAAGTGTTCTGATGTTTCTGGATTCGCCCATCAGGTTAGTCCTTGGCCATGTTCTCAGCTAAGCAGCCAAGAGTCTGGATCATGTACCAATTACTAG